The following nucleotide sequence is from Endozoicomonas sp. GU-1.
CGGCAAAATAACCCTCTTCACGGGTGGCCTTCAGTAATCGCAGCACATAATCCAGCAAGAGATCACTGGCGTGGACGTTATCGACTTCCTGTTGCATCAACAGAAACGCTTCTGGTGTCACTGACTGATCCAGCTGACTGACCAGAAATCGCCCGGCCTCACCCCGGAGAATGGCTTTTTCTGAGTCGGTATCCGGGTATCCCATGGGAATACACATCAAAAAGCGGTCCATCTGCGATTCAGGCAGTGGAAATGTTCCCTGTTGTGTCAACGGATTCTGGGTGGCAATCACCACAAATGGCTCAGGCAGCGATCTGCCCTGCCCGTCTATGGTCACCTGTCGTTCTTCCATGGCTTCCAGAAGTGCACTCTGGGTTCGGGGTGAAGCGCGGTTAATTTCATCCGCCAGCAGCAGCTGGGAAAACACAGGACCCGGCTTGAACTGGAATTCAGATGATGCCCGATCAAAAATAGAAACGCCCAGAATATCAGCCGGCAACAGGTCACTGGTAAACTGAATTCGTTGATACTCCAACCCCAGCAATCGGGCCAGTGACAGTGCCAGTGCTGTTTTCCCCATACCAGGCAGATCTTCGATTAACAGATGGCCCCGGGCTAACATACAGCACAATGCCAACCGAAGTTCCCGGTCTTTACCCCGAATAACACCAGACAGCGCGTCCAGAGAGTTCTGCAGCGTTGAATTCATAAATCATGATTCCAGCTTTGTTCTTATTAAGAGCTCCATCCCTGGACAGCACTGGGCTTACAACAAGTGCCTGAGTCCCTTTTCCAGATCGGCTTTCAGGTCATCAATATTCTCAAGACCAACGGCAACACGAACCAGGCTTTCAGTAATGCCTGACTTTATTTTGTCTTCATCGGACAAACGACAATGTGTTGTTGTTGCCGGATGGGTGATGGTGGTCCGGGTATCCCCCAAATTGGCAGTACGGGACATAATCTGAACACTGTCAATCACTTTCCAGGCGGACTCCCGACCACCGCTCACTTCAAAGGCCAACACGCCACCAGAACCCTTCTGCTGTTTTTTCGCCAGCTCATGGCCCGGATGGGAGTTCAACCCGGAATAATGAACACGCTCCACAGCCGGATGCTGACTAAGCCAGAGCGCCAATTCCGAAGCATTTCGACAGTGCGCGTCCATACGCACAGAGAGCGTCTCCAACCCTTTATAAAACACCCAGGCATTGAACGGACTCATGGTTGCCCCCGCAGACCGCTGCCATAAGTGGACTTCATCCACGAGCTGTTTCCTGCCAACCACCATGCCTCCAAGGCAACGTCCCTGACCATCGATGTATTTTGTGGCCGAATGCACCACCAGATCCGCACCAAAAGAGAGTGGACGTTGCAGGGCTGGAGTACAGAAGCAGTTATCCACCATAAGCAAGGCGTCGTTACTGTGGGCAATATCCGCCAGCCGTTCAAGATCAGCCACATCACTCAATGGATTAGAAGGGGTTTCCAGAAATAGAAGACGGGTTTGTGGTGTCATCGCCTCTTGCCACTGTTGATAGTCCACCAGATCAACAAATGTGGTTCGCACACCGAACTTGGCAAAATACCGGGCAAAGACAGTGAATGTTGTGCCAAATACATTGCGGGAACAAACGACATGATCACCACTTTTCAGCAGCGACATACAGGTGCCAAGAATAGCGGCCATGCCAGAAGCCGTGGCACAGGCGGTAATATCGTCGTCAACCTCACTGCCTTCCAGCACCGCCATGCGTGCTTCCAGCATCTGGACTGAAGGGTTGGTATAACGGGAATAGACGTTACCCGGCTCATCCCCGGCAAAAACTGCCTGAGCATGGGCAGCACTGTCATAGACAAAACTTGAACTCAGATAGATGGCTTCACTGTGCTCACGCTGATCACTGCGAAACGAGCCTGCCCGGATGGACTGAGTTGCAAATGCCAAAGTCTCAGTCAAATCATGATCATTCATGGAACTTCCTGAATTACCGCGTATTTTTTTGTAATTTATACCTATGCCAGTCCGTTAACATACCAGAACACAGAACAATTCCACAGCCTGCTTTGAGCAAATTTCCGTTATCATTGTCAAACGAAAATACTCACCGCTGGAATCAACCGATAATATGGCACCAACACTGCTTCTGATTGATGCTCTGAACCTGATACGTCGCATCCATGCGGCCATTCCCTCAAGGGAGCCCGAGGCCGATGACAACCAACAGGTGGATGGGGCATTATCTGCAACACTGTCATCCGTGCATAGAGCCATCAAAGAGTGTAGCCCAAGTCATATTCTGATGGTCTTTGATGGCGACCCTCCTACCTGGCGACATCAGCTTCTGCCAGAGTATAAAGCGCAGCGCAAGCCGATGCCGATAGTCTTACGACAGAGACTGGTTGAATTTAATAGTGCTTTCCGCGAGATGGGATTAATGACATTTCGTCGTAATGGCATAGAAGCTGACGATGTGATTGGGGCCATTACCCACAAGGCCATTGCCGTCAATGTCAAAACGGTGATTCTGTCAACGGATAAGACATACCGGCAGCTGTTGCATTCCCCTCTGGTCACACAGCGGGATCATTTCCAGAAATTGAATTTTGACAGTGCCTCTGTGTGCACAGAGTATGGCATCCCCCCTGAAAAGTTACTGGACTACTGGGGTATGGCGGGTGTTGGTGATGTTCCCGGTGTGGAAGGCGTAGGAAAGAAAGGCGCGACTGAGCTACTTAGCCGGTTTGGCAGTTTGCATGGGATATTCGAGCCTGAAGTGGCACATGGGGAAAAGGTGAAAGGTGCGCTGAAAAAGGTGCTGGAGCAGAGAGAACAAGCCGAGTTATCAGTACGTTTGGCAACGTTACAGCATGATGTGGAGTTAGGGTTGAGCTTGAAAGACCTTCGATACCAGGAGACAACTCAGGGTTAGGCGACCACACCGGGTCCCGACGCTGTCGCGAAACCCGGAAAAACGGAACTGGAGAGACGAAGGGTTATAATTTTTAGAGTAACTGGCTGGCGAAAAGTTCCGTCAGGTTGCTGCTGTCTGAAGTTGCATTTCATAGCCAGATCAAAGGATTTTACAGGCCCACTCTGCCGAAGCGCTCTGAGCATCAGGCTTCGCTATCTTCTTTGGCACCAGCATTTCCCGTTCTCTCGGAAGGTCATCGTTGGTGAAGTAGCGACGCTTCTCCCTGACCACGGCAATACCCCGTTGTTTCAGCACTTTTCGGGCTTCCTTCGAAGCCAGTGTTTCCTGCTTCAAGGTGCCCGTATTCATCCGTATACCTTTGCTCTTCAGACGCTGCACCTCTTGCTTCAGTGCCTGTTGTGTTGCCGGGCTCAGCAGCGATGGGTCATGTTGGTACTGCATCTTTTCCAGCAGTGTCATTCCGGTTGGAATCGCCACCTGCGCCAGATCATACCAGCTGTTATGAATACCATAAGTGATCCCTTTGTTCTGATCAGCCTTGCAGGTTTTGTGACTGGGGTCTGAACAGACAATAATTCCGGCCTCCTGAGCAATTTTGCGGCGAACATTGTCGTCAATAAACTGGTTCATTCTCCGCACCGGCTCAGTTGTCCATTCAAAGTTTTCAGAGATCTTTGCGCCATTGTCGTTGAGACCGTAGATCAGGGCGTAGTTTTTTTTGCGCTGATCCTGAAGTTGCCCGGTTATTCGCGCCAGATCAGCCGCACCGTGCATGGCGGCTTCCAGATGACGTTGAAATTCACTCTGGTTGCCAGAGCCTGAGCGAAAATTCCAGGGTAACTGCGTTGGCAGGTCAAGACGTGTAGCATCAAAACCCCAGGGTTGAGTCTCCATCATCCTGGGAAAATCAGCCCCAACCCCGCAACAACGGATAATATCCATTCGATCCGCAAAGCGTAATATGCGCAGATACCAGCGCACAGACTCAGACAGGTTCGGCTCATCGCTACCATCGACATCTTTTTCCTTGTTGATCATTGCCAGTGCCATATCTTCCAGCAGCTGTTCGGGGTAGTATCCTGCCAAGTCTCTTTTGAAATAATCAGCCGACCTTATTTCTTCCTCTGATTTGTCGACATCTTCGGCAGCCGCATCATGGTAGATAATCGCCAGAGACAGGAGTTCTTTTCTTTTTTGCTCAGGGAACACTGCTTAAATTTCTCCAGCAATTCCATATACCAGTGTCCGTTATTCCTGGCCCGCAGGACATGACTGCAGCTGTGTTGCAGTTTCCATTGTGTTGGCATGGTTTGTCTGCCAAGACTCTTGATCACCCGTTCCGGCCCCGGACGGCGGTAATAATGCTGCAATACCTTCAGGATGGTTTTTTCATTATCGCCAGCATTATCAGGCAGGACCGGGGGTTTGCTGAAGGCGTCCACCAGAAACTGCAACGCTGTTGGTGTTCCGGCTGCCAGGGGTGTCGCCAATGTGACAGAATCGTTTAGACCGAGAGATTGTTTCAGATCTGTTATTTCCTGCTGAGCCTGACGGACATGTTCTGGCCAATTCTGGTAGAAAGGATGCGTTTTTCGTTGTTTGTACAGTTCTTCAAGCCAGTGGATATAATCATCTACGGAGAGATCATCAATGACCTTTTTGCCATTCCGGCAATGATACCTCTTCAGACGGAATTCAAGACTATCCAGAACGTCTTTTTCCAGGGAAACCTGGTAATGAAAAAGAGCCAATAAGTTGGACTGAATATGTTCGAGGGTTGGATTTGGCAGAGTAACCACATAAAGTAATATCCCTTTCAGGCATTCCTGCTGTTGCACTGGACTGTTGCTCCGGCAGATACGGTCAAATTCAAAGACGCTTCCCGGGCAGCCGGTCAAAGGTAGTTGTCTGAGATGTTTCAGGGTCAGAAACTCAAATGGAGCAGAGGCAGCCACTAAACAATTGAATATGCTCACTGGCAATACATATTCCAAAAACCGTTCCATACCGTCGATGCGGCACAGGCCCCATTGAGTCAGCCTTGCCCCGCTTTGCAAAAGCAACTGAAATAATCGGTAAGCTTCTTCCCCCTGCTGAATCCGAATTGGCTGCCCCTTAAGCACATCCTCTCTCGTACATCCAAAATCCAGGGACCCGTTGTGTCTGAATACTTCGGTATCCAGGAGAATATCAAGCAAAGATTTAACAGCCACCTTATGAAAAAAACGCTGGTCAATGGGCAACCCACCCTGTTTCAATGCCAGAAGCCTTTCATAGCTGTAACAACAGGGATCACTCACCAGCTCTATAGCCTGTTGTAATTTGTGCATAACCTCGGGTGGGACGGTTAATTTTGAACTCAGCGCCTGGGCCCGTACAGGCATTGGCAGCATGTTTAACAGGGCTCTGAAATTGTCCAGGTCTATGCTCTGTGAGAACGCAAACTCATCCAGAGAACGCTCATTATTGGCCAGGTGTTCACTGTCCAGCTCATCATCAAAACAGACCTCCACAGAGCCTGTGCGATGGCAATAAACAACCAAAGGTAAGGATTCACGATTCAATACCTCTTCACAACGGTGCTTATACTGCAGGATATCAGAAATATTGGTCTCTTTATCCTTGTATACAAAGAAACATAGGATGTCTTTCTTGCTGTAGTTAATGAGAACCAGTTCCGGGAAATCATATATGGGATTATATTCGCCGTTTTTCAATTTAGGTAAACTGAACGTCCCATCTTCTCGAAGGTGTCCAGAGGTGAAACAATCAGGATAGAGTCTCCATTTGACTCGATTGGCATTCTCACGACGCTTGTCGTGCAATGACTGCAGATCTGATAGTAGTTTTTTCGACAGTGTATCCGGAGTGATGTCTGGCTCCTCCAGCAAACGCTTAGTCCATGGATCACGTTTGTAGACGAACAGGCATTGCGGATCGCTGATACCTACTATGTACCTGCCTAACGCTTCTGGCACTGGCTCGACGGGTACCATCTCCCCCGGCAGAGCCAGACTGAAAGGTCTTGGTGCACGTTTGGTAGTTAAGTAATCTTCTTCTACATGCACTTCAATTCGCCGAAACGCCAGGTGCCCACTCCCAGCGATCCGAAGTAGCTCTTGTCGCTCAGCCTCTCTGGGGTGAGGAGACAGCAGCTTGCTGGTCGATTCGCAGACTGTCCGATGGCCAAAAGCCGTTACCGGCAGGGTGTCAAACTTTGTTGTTGAAGCTGACCAACTACAGCTATTAGATTTGAAACTGGTTTTTGTTGACGAAGAGCTATCAGTTTCGGGACGTATATCGCCTTTGTTTCCAGCACTATTCAACTTTCACTCCTTTCTATATGATTTTTTTATTTCTAAAGCAGGTGCATAGAAGCACTCATAATATTCACAGAAAAAGAAAGCCTTCAGCTACTTTAGCTGGAGGAAAACCTCTATCTCTAAACCCTGAAACCCTGGCTATCCTTTAATCTTATGAAGTATCAAATTCCAGTTTCTGGGCTTTGGATCCGTGCGCAGTTGCTTTAAACAAAGCATCCCAACTATCAATTATCAAGGTAAGAAACAAACTGGTTATTTTTTTGCGCTGATCCAGAAGTGGCCCGGTTACCCACGCCAAATCAGCCGCACCGTGCATGGCAGCTTCCAGATGACGTTGGAATTCAGTCTTGTTGAAAATTCATTGAAACAATGTACTTAGTTCCCACGCTTCTGAGGTGTCGTTAAAGCCTGAAGAACGCGCCCTGCGAAAGGTCGGTTCGCACTCACACACGGAGGAGCCGACCTACATGGAGAGACTCTCTTCTGCCTTCAGACAGCCTCAGAACATGGCAACGAGGCCTCCAAGGTTATAGAACAACCCCGGAAGATAAGCAAAACAAGTCAAAGATCCCCTTCGTTATGAAGATCAATAATATCACTCTCCGCCTGACGACTATCATCATTCCGGCTGGAAGCCAGCTGCTCCAGATAATGAGCATCAATATTACCGGCTACATAACAACCGTCAAACACGGAGCAATCGAAATCGTCAATGGCCTGATTAAGAGAAGAAACCGCTTTCTTAAGATCATCCAGATCCTGAAAAATCAGCTTATCAGCACCGATCAGTTCACAAACCTCCTGATCCGTACGACCATGGGCAATCAGTTCTTCCCGGGTTGGCATATCAATGCCGTATACATTGGGATAACGAATGGCAGGAGCCGCTGAACAGAAATACACCTTTTTGGCCCCGGCATCCCTGGCCATCTCAATAATCTGCTCACAGGTGGTGCCACGGACAATGGAATCATCCACCAGCAGCACATTCTTGCCGGCAAACTCCTGATGAATGGCATTCAGCTTCTGCCGCACAGACTTCTTGCGAATAGCCTGACCGGGCATGATAAAGGTCCGGCCAATATATCGATTCTTAACAAAACCTTCCCGATAAGGCAGACCCAGGCGGGTTGCCATCTCCAGGGCAGAGTTTCGACTGGTATCCGGAATGGGCATCACTACATCAATATCATGATCCGGCCATTCCCGGAGGATTTTATTGGCCAGCGTCTGCCCCATACGCAGACGGGACTGATAGACAAAAATACCATCCAGGCTGGAATCCGGGCGGGCCAGATACACGTACTCGAACATGCAGGGAGTGAGTTTACCGGGCACACACTGGAAAGTATGGAGCTGACGCTGCTCATCAATATAAATGGCTTCTCCCGGAGCAACATCACCCACCAGCTCAAAGTCCAGGGCATCAAGGGCCACCGATTCTGACGCCAGCATATACTCAGCACCGTTCTCAGTCTCCCGCTTACCATAGACCAGCGGCCGAATGCCATGGGGATCCCGGAAGCCAACCATGCCATGACCATTAATCAGGGCCACCACAGCAAAGCCACCTTCACAGCGCTGGTAAACACCGGTTACTGCGTTGAAAATATCTTCTGCCAGCGGTTTATGCTTACCTTCTTTTGCCAGTTCGTGGGCAAAAACATTCAGCAGGATTTCAGAGTCGGAGTGGGTATTAATGTGGCGGAGGTCACTGGCAAACAACGACTGTTTGATATCATCCGCATTGGTCAGGTTGCCGTTATGGGCTAAAGCGATGCCGTAAGGCGAGTTAACATAAAATGGCTGGGCTTCTGCTGAACTGGAAGTACCCGCCGTCGGGTATCGAACATGCCCAAGGCCGGAGCAGCCATTCAGCCGCTTCATATGACGGGTACGAAAGACATCCTTCACCAGCCCGTTATCTTTACGCAGGAAAAAGCGACCTTCATCAAGCGTCACCATCCCCGCAGCGTCCTGCCCCCTGTGTTGCAGCACAGTCAGCGCATCGAACAACAGCTGGTTAACATTCACCGTTGCCGAAATACCGACAATTCCACACATGCACTCATCCTCAGGATTGATCAGCTAATATCGTTATCGGAACTAATGATTAAAATTGCCTGTTCAATCACTTTAAACCCGTTTATCCCTGATAACGGAGAGCCTGAGATAATACGCTAAATCAGTGGATTACGAAAACCACAACTTTCCTTAAGACCAGCAAACTGCTAAAAAGTTTTTGCACAATACAGAACCAGTGACTATGGTTAATCTAGTTTAATTAGCTAGAAAGTCCCACCATGACAAAAGATTCAAACCAGATAACCGTTGGTATGCATGAAGCAAAAACCAGGCTCTCGGAATTAGTGCGCCTGGCTCTGGAAGAAAATGCCGACATTATCATTACCCAGCGTAAAAAGCCGGTCATGCGGCTGGTGCCATATACAACAGCCGCAGATAACAAGGGGCATGGGTTATTAAAGGGAAAGGTAGATAAGAGCATTACCGATACGTCGGTCGAGGTTAACGACAGCCCTTATTCAGGAATCTCAGAGCCATGCCACAGGACATCAAAAACACCCATGGAAACCCTGCGGGGATCGGTACTTTCCTATGATGACCCAACCGCCCCCGTTGCCGATGAAGACTGGGAGGCCAACCATTGATCGTCCTTGATACCCATATCCTGATCTGGTGGCTGTCCGGCTGCCATAAACTCAGTACAGCCGCACGTAATGCCATTGAACAGGAACAGAAAAACAACGGCTGCCTGATAGTATCCACCATCACCAGCTGGGAGATCGCCATGCTGGTCGACAGAGGTCGTCTGAATCTGACCATGGATCTGGATTCCTGGCTGGGATTGGCGCAGCAGGTGGATTCACTGTATTTCGAACCCTTAAGCAACAAGGTGGCCATTGAATCCACCCGATTACCTGGCCAGTTCCATAAAGACCCGGCAGACCGGATTATTGTCGCACTATCCAGATCATTAGCCGCACCACTGATAACTGCCGATGAGAAGATACTGACTTATTCTCATGTAAAAACCATCAGTTAGTCAGCTTTGCATCAACGGCCCCATAACATCAAAAACTGTCTGCTTGGACCAGTCAGCCAGCAGCATAAAATGGGGTAAAAGCACCGACTGCTGCCAGGCCTGATCCTGCTCCAGGGGAGCCAGCGTCATCAGGCCAACGAGAATCGTCACCAGTAAGCAGCCTCGCAAACCACCAAACGCCATGCCCAGAATACGGTCAGTCCCCGATAACCCTGTCGCCTGAACCAGTTCAGCAATAATACGATTAACCAGCGCACCCACCATCAGCGTTGCCACAAACAGCAAGGCACAGGCTGCCATTACCCGAACGGATGGAGTGGCTATGTAATCAGTCAATCGCTCTGACAGGGCACCACCAAACGACCAGGCAACAAAAATAGCGGCCAGCCACGTCAACAGGGAGAGAACCTCTTTAAAAAAACCGCGCTTTAAACTGATAAGCGCGGAGATGATAACAATACCGGCGATCAGCCAGTCGATCCAGGTGAAAGTCAATACCTAACTCCTTAACAAATAATGGAACCATGCTATGCTGGAGACTGTCTTACTACACGATAACTCTGTGGCTGATCAATAATACAGCAAACACTCTCTTTAACGACAGTAAGATAGCGCAGCAGCTAGTACATGGTTTCAATGAGTTTGACGTGTACAATCTCCGTTCACCCTGAGCGAAGTCGAATCTCCGTTCACCCTGAGCGGAGTCGAAGGGTGCTTGGCACGATCTATCAGAGTCCGGCGTTTCCGCCTTTAGGCCCTATGGGTCCTTCGACAGGCCCTCAGGATGAACAGGGTGTACGGGTATTAACGCTTTTCTGCACTGACTGAAATAATGGAGCCCACCCCATGAAGGATTTATACCAGACAGACTTTTACAGCTGGACTCAGCAACAGGCAGAACTGATACGCAGTGGCCGAATAGCCGAACTGGATCTTCATAACATTCTTGAGGAAATCGAGGGCATGGGCCGAAGTGACTACCGGGCGCTGCAATCCCGTCTGACAGTACTGCTGATGCACCTGCTGAAATGGCAATACCAACCAGACAAACGACTCACCGGCCATAGCTGGGAAAGCACCATCAAAGAACAGAGAAAACAGATACGCCGACTGTTAAGGGCTAACGCCGGCCTGAAGTCAAAAATTCCTGAAATGTTGCCTCTCGCCTACGAAGATGCAGTGGAAGATGCTCATGATGAAACCGGGATACCCACCTCATCATTTCCGAACCTGTGCCCATGGCGGTTTGAAGAGGTGATCGATGCTGATTTCAAACCCTGATCACCATTAAGGACAATAACTAAGCTGTTGGTTACTCATGCCACGAAATCACCTCAAACGGGCCGATAGACCTTCCGGTGCAGATTCCCCTCAGGTCGTCCTGCGGCTTTGAGCGACTCGACTACCTTCTTGACATCCTGCACCTGATCTTTATGTGCAACCAGAATGGCATCGTCGCTTTCTACCACAACAAGATCATTGACCCCAACCGTGGCAATCAGCTTTTTCTCACTGCGTACATAGCTATTGGTAGTATCCTGTAGCAGAACATCCCCCTGAACCGAGTTCCCCAGCTCATCCTGCTCAGAAATATCAGCAAGAGAAGACCAGGAACCAACATCAGACCATCCCGCATCCAACGGAACAACAACGGCATCCGTCGTTTTTTCCATCACCGCATAGTCGATAGAGTCATCCGGGCATGCCCTGAAGGCT
It contains:
- a CDS encoding type II toxin-antitoxin system VapC family toxin — its product is MIVLDTHILIWWLSGCHKLSTAARNAIEQEQKNNGCLIVSTITSWEIAMLVDRGRLNLTMDLDSWLGLAQQVDSLYFEPLSNKVAIESTRLPGQFHKDPADRIIVALSRSLAAPLITADEKILTYSHVKTIS
- a CDS encoding O-succinylhomoserine sulfhydrylase, which produces MNDHDLTETLAFATQSIRAGSFRSDQREHSEAIYLSSSFVYDSAAHAQAVFAGDEPGNVYSRYTNPSVQMLEARMAVLEGSEVDDDITACATASGMAAILGTCMSLLKSGDHVVCSRNVFGTTFTVFARYFAKFGVRTTFVDLVDYQQWQEAMTPQTRLLFLETPSNPLSDVADLERLADIAHSNDALLMVDNCFCTPALQRPLSFGADLVVHSATKYIDGQGRCLGGMVVGRKQLVDEVHLWQRSAGATMSPFNAWVFYKGLETLSVRMDAHCRNASELALWLSQHPAVERVHYSGLNSHPGHELAKKQQKGSGGVLAFEVSGGRESAWKVIDSVQIMSRTANLGDTRTTITHPATTTHCRLSDEDKIKSGITESLVRVAVGLENIDDLKADLEKGLRHLL
- a CDS encoding DUF29 domain-containing protein; protein product: MKDLYQTDFYSWTQQQAELIRSGRIAELDLHNILEEIEGMGRSDYRALQSRLTVLLMHLLKWQYQPDKRLTGHSWESTIKEQRKQIRRLLRANAGLKSKIPEMLPLAYEDAVEDAHDETGIPTSSFPNLCPWRFEEVIDADFKP
- a CDS encoding type II toxin-antitoxin system Phd/YefM family antitoxin produces the protein MTKDSNQITVGMHEAKTRLSELVRLALEENADIIITQRKKPVMRLVPYTTAADNKGHGLLKGKVDKSITDTSVEVNDSPYSGISEPCHRTSKTPMETLRGSVLSYDDPTAPVADEDWEANH
- a CDS encoding CvpA family protein, with the translated sequence MTFTWIDWLIAGIVIISALISLKRGFFKEVLSLLTWLAAIFVAWSFGGALSERLTDYIATPSVRVMAACALLFVATLMVGALVNRIIAELVQATGLSGTDRILGMAFGGLRGCLLVTILVGLMTLAPLEQDQAWQQSVLLPHFMLLADWSKQTVFDVMGPLMQS
- a CDS encoding AAA family ATPase; its protein translation is MNSTLQNSLDALSGVIRGKDRELRLALCCMLARGHLLIEDLPGMGKTALALSLARLLGLEYQRIQFTSDLLPADILGVSIFDRASSEFQFKPGPVFSQLLLADEINRASPRTQSALLEAMEERQVTIDGQGRSLPEPFVVIATQNPLTQQGTFPLPESQMDRFLMCIPMGYPDTDSEKAILRGEAGRFLVSQLDQSVTPEAFLLMQQEVDNVHASDLLLDYVLRLLKATREEGYFAVGLSPRAGLALLQAARAWAYIDGRDYLIPEDIQAVFVPVARHRLTMQKQGISPGELLARINAMA
- a CDS encoding 5'-3' exonuclease H3TH domain-containing protein, translating into MAPTLLLIDALNLIRRIHAAIPSREPEADDNQQVDGALSATLSSVHRAIKECSPSHILMVFDGDPPTWRHQLLPEYKAQRKPMPIVLRQRLVEFNSAFREMGLMTFRRNGIEADDVIGAITHKAIAVNVKTVILSTDKTYRQLLHSPLVTQRDHFQKLNFDSASVCTEYGIPPEKLLDYWGMAGVGDVPGVEGVGKKGATELLSRFGSLHGIFEPEVAHGEKVKGALKKVLEQREQAELSVRLATLQHDVELGLSLKDLRYQETTQG
- the purF gene encoding amidophosphoribosyltransferase, which translates into the protein MCGIVGISATVNVNQLLFDALTVLQHRGQDAAGMVTLDEGRFFLRKDNGLVKDVFRTRHMKRLNGCSGLGHVRYPTAGTSSSAEAQPFYVNSPYGIALAHNGNLTNADDIKQSLFASDLRHINTHSDSEILLNVFAHELAKEGKHKPLAEDIFNAVTGVYQRCEGGFAVVALINGHGMVGFRDPHGIRPLVYGKRETENGAEYMLASESVALDALDFELVGDVAPGEAIYIDEQRQLHTFQCVPGKLTPCMFEYVYLARPDSSLDGIFVYQSRLRMGQTLANKILREWPDHDIDVVMPIPDTSRNSALEMATRLGLPYREGFVKNRYIGRTFIMPGQAIRKKSVRQKLNAIHQEFAGKNVLLVDDSIVRGTTCEQIIEMARDAGAKKVYFCSAAPAIRYPNVYGIDMPTREELIAHGRTDQEVCELIGADKLIFQDLDDLKKAVSSLNQAIDDFDCSVFDGCYVAGNIDAHYLEQLASSRNDDSRQAESDIIDLHNEGDL